The following are encoded in a window of Miltoncostaea marina genomic DNA:
- a CDS encoding glycosyltransferase family 4 protein has product MSGRGRERRPRIALVTDSIFPYHRGGKELRYHELGRRLARHADVELYTMRWWGEGGRLADGVTYRAVCPRVEMYEDGRRSTRQALLFALGCLRLAARPFDVVEADHMPYLQLFPLRAITRLRRRRLVVTWHEVWGPAYWRAYLGRRGRLAWWVERAAMRLPDEIIAASDETARRLRGHLGPGARVTVAPNGIDMAAVRAARPAGRPVDVTTVGRLLPHKRVDMLIDAVALLRAGGRDVTCRIIGTGPQAAELAERARRQGVDDLVELREDVDDGSELLGLLKSARAFAFPSEREGFGIAVLEALACGLPVVTTAAPDNLATALVERSAGGLVCAPHAGALADGIARVLDAGAPGRDDAWLAGYDWDAVSETVRTAVLP; this is encoded by the coding sequence GTGAGCGGGCGCGGCCGCGAGCGCCGTCCGCGCATCGCGCTCGTGACGGACTCCATCTTCCCGTACCACCGGGGCGGCAAGGAGCTGCGCTATCACGAGCTGGGGCGCCGCCTGGCCCGCCATGCCGACGTGGAGCTGTACACGATGCGCTGGTGGGGCGAGGGCGGCCGCCTGGCCGACGGCGTCACCTACCGGGCGGTGTGCCCGCGGGTCGAGATGTACGAGGACGGTCGGCGCTCCACCCGTCAGGCGCTCCTGTTCGCGCTCGGCTGCCTGCGCCTGGCGGCGCGGCCCTTCGACGTGGTCGAGGCCGACCACATGCCCTACCTGCAGCTCTTCCCGCTGCGCGCGATCACCCGCCTGCGCCGGCGCCGCCTGGTGGTGACCTGGCACGAGGTGTGGGGACCCGCCTACTGGCGCGCCTACCTCGGCCGGCGGGGGCGCCTGGCGTGGTGGGTCGAGCGGGCGGCGATGCGGCTGCCCGACGAGATCATCGCGGCGTCCGACGAGACGGCGCGGCGGCTGCGCGGGCACCTCGGGCCCGGCGCGCGCGTGACGGTGGCCCCGAACGGCATCGACATGGCGGCCGTGCGCGCCGCGCGGCCGGCCGGCCGGCCGGTCGACGTCACCACCGTGGGGCGGCTGCTGCCCCACAAGCGGGTCGACATGCTGATCGACGCCGTCGCGCTGCTGCGCGCCGGGGGCCGCGACGTGACCTGCCGGATCATCGGCACGGGCCCTCAGGCGGCGGAGCTCGCCGAGCGGGCCCGGCGCCAGGGCGTGGACGACCTCGTCGAGCTGCGCGAGGACGTCGATGACGGCTCCGAGCTCCTCGGGCTGCTCAAGTCGGCGCGCGCCTTCGCCTTCCCCTCCGAGCGCGAGGGCTTCGGCATCGCCGTGCTCGAGGCGCTGGCGTGCGGCCTGCCGGTCGTCACCACGGCGGCGCCCGACAACCTGGCCACCGCCCTGGTGGAGCGCTCGGCCGGCGGGCTCGTGTGCGCGCCGCACGCGGGCGCCCTGGCGGACGGCATCGCCCGCGTCCTCGACGCCGGCGCGCCCGGCCGCGACGACGCCTGGCTCGCCGGTTACGACTGGGACGCGGTCAGCGAGACCGTCCGCACGGCGGTGCTGCCGTGA